In Microscilla marina ATCC 23134, the genomic window TGCGAGTACATTAGCCTGCCCATTCAACTACAGGCACCCGCCGTGCTCACTACCACGCTTACTCCGGAGCGGGTGACCTGTAAAGGTGAAAGCAACGGAAGCATTGCCGCTACTATTGGTGGTGGAGTCAAGCCCTACACCATTCAATGGGTAGATGGAACTGGTACTGCCATTACCGGAGAAATTACTTTGGGAGCGACTGAAGGCACGGCTACTTTGGATAACCGCCCGGCGGGTGCCTACACGCTCCGGGTAAAAGACAGCAAAGGTTGCCACAATTTTGTAACCGGGGGCTGGTATGAAACGGCTACCACTATAGACGAACCTGCGGTGGCTTTTGCCTTTGAAACGGCCTCTTTTACGGTGGATTCAGTGTCTTGTCACGGGGGCAACGATGGCCGTTTGAGCCTGGCGGTAGCCGGGGGTTGGGGTGGGTACACCTATTCCAAAGACGGCACCAACTTTCAGGCATCAGCGGCCTTTAGTGGCTTTGCCGCAGGCGACCATACCCTGTATGCCCGTGACGGCGAAAACTGTACGATCAGTACGATCGTCACGATCAAAGAACCATTGCCGCTTGCGCTGACCCAGCAGCAAATTACCCACGTCAGTTGTCACGGAGGCTACAACGGGGAATATATTTTTGAAGCCAAAGGGGGCAACGACGTGGGCACCCAGCCTTATACCATCCTGGTCAATGGGGCACCCTATGCCGAAACCGATTGGTTCCACTGGACTAGCAACCGTCAGATTGCCTTGCGGGGTTTGGCAGCAGCGAGTTATACCATTCAAGCGACTGATCATAAAGGTTGCCAGCAAACCTTGAGTTTTACCATTACTGAACCCGCCCAACTGGAAGCCAACATTACGAGTATCACCACGGCTACCTGTGGTTTGCCCAACGGCAGCGCCACGGTGGTAGCGACCGGAGGGACAACGCCTTATAGTTACACCTGGAAAAAATACGAAGCAGCTTTGGGTACCTTAAAAACCTGGAGCACTTCGGCGAGCCTGACGAATGCCGAAGGGGGCGCCTATGAAATGATTGTAACCGATGCTTTGGGTTGTTCGGTGACCCAGGTGGTGCAGCTATCCAACGCTGATGCTGCCACGGTGACCAACCAAAACATTGCCCCGGTGAGTTGTGCCGAAGCCAAAGACGGTGTGGCTACTTTTAGCGTAGCTGGAGAGTTTCCGATTACTGTGAACTGGGTAAACAGCAGTGAAACCGGGCAGATTGCCTGGCAAGATGCGACTACCCTAAAGCTTAGTGGTCTAGCCAAGGGTTACCACGATTTCCAGACCCAGGACGCCAAGGGTTGTATCCGTTTCGAGCGGGTGCTCGTGCCCGGTCCCGAACCTTTGCTTATTACCCGTCAAACGAGCCAAGACCCTACTTGTCATAATGGAACCAATGGGGCTCTGGCAATTGCCATCAGTGGAGGCACTGAACCTTACCAAATTGCCTGGGACCAGGGGCTGACTGCGGGAGCCACTTCTTTTGACAACCTCGGTGCGGGCACCTACACCGTAGTAGTGACCGATGCTCAGGGTTGTACTCGACAAGCAGGTTTTGTACTCCAAAACCCCCTGCCAATCAGCGTAGACCTGGGGATAGGCAGCACAGTATGCGCTGGACAAAGTGTGACTTTAAAACCGACCATTCCGGCGGGCAACACCATTGCTACCTACGCCTGGACTTCGGCGAGTGGGAATTTTAATAGCACCGCCAGCGAAGTGACCATAAACACCGCGGATACTTATTTCTTAACCGTGACCACCACCGCAGGTTGCAGTGGCAGCGGTGAGTACAAGCTGGCAAACTCGGCGAACGCTTTCGAGGCTGATTTTCTAATGCCTTCCGACGCAGTCGTAGGCGATACAGTAGTGCTGATAGAGATTTGCCGCCCGGCACCTACCACCCTATTTTGGGACATCGAGGGGCTCGATCAAGACGTGTTCTTGTTGGAAAGCACCGTGACCAATCCTAAGCAACATTTACTCGTTCCCAAAGAAGGAACCTATACGGTGCGTTTATATGCCTCGTTGGGGGGTTGTCAGGACGTGTTCGAACGCCAGGTAACGGTAGTCAAGCCCGAAGGGAAGCGTTTTGCCCAGGCTGGTAAGGCAAGCCAAAAGATCACCGCCCAGGTATCACCTAACCCAGTGACTGGTGGCAAGGTAAACATTGGGGTCTCTTTGGCGCAAGCGGCCCCGGTATCGGTAGAGATTTTCAATATTTCGTCGGGCAACCGTTGGCGTTACAAGCAACCGATCAAAGGCAGTGGGAAAACCGATTACCATTGGTCGCTCCACATCCCCGAAATGACCCAAGGGGTGTATGTAGTGAGGGTGCAAACTCCTACCAGCCAGAAAATGTTGAAGGTGGTGGTGAAATAAATAAGAATGAATGCTTTTGGCGAACGGTTTGAGGGTTAACAAATCCTTCGCCAAAGGATGAGCCCCAAACAAGCTCTCAGCATTATCAAGCGAACTATTTACTTGAAATATCAAATACTTGATCAAGAGTTATGAAAATACAAATCCTACAGAAAAACAAAGGGCAATCGTTTCCCTTAAGTGTACTTGTCTTTTTGTTCAGCATCTTTTTGTCGATGGTGACTTGGGCAAATGATACTTTGCGGACTGACACCACTATAGTGCTCAAGCCCTCCCACATTGTCAGTGGCAAAACACCTGCTTTGGTAAAGCCACCCCCGCTCCCCAAAAACTACCAATTGGGCAGTACCCGCTCTTTTGCCGGGCTCAATGGCTTGCAAGCCTTGCCGATAGAAAGTGTAGACATGCACGCCTTATATCAGCAACGGCTTCAACGACCGATGACCGATTCGGTGCGCAAAATAGTGAACAAAATAGAAGCTGATCTTAAGAAGGTGACTGAAGAGAATTTGTTTGTCAAAACCATTACCAGCGGCGAACTCGTGAAGCTTAACCTTCCACAGGGTGTCACAAGAGAAATTGGTGGTAAAGAATATACCCTGGTGCTACATGGGGTTCATTTTCGCAAAGGCGATGGCTATATCCAGGTATCGATGAAGTTGCCCATACCCGAAAGCAAAGACAGTCAGGGAAAAGATCGTGCGCTCTATTTTTGGGGGCAGGTAGGCTTTACCCAGGGTGGTGCTTTCCAGCAGGGACGCATTGGCTTATTGGTAGACTTTCCGATGAAGTTTGGCGACAATATTCTCACTTTTGAGAATTCAACTTTGGGAGCCCAAAACCCCGATGGCACCTTTGTTACCTTCGATTGCAATGGTTTCAAGAATATGGGGGTAAAAGGGCAATTGGAGTTTTCTCGGAATGTATTGGTGCCCGAAACCGCCGCTGGCAAACGAGATCCCGACACCAACAACAGGGTCAAAGGAAGTTTCAACGCTGTAGTAGGGGGTTGGAACGATATTTTGCTGGAGATAGACCTACCCCAACGTTTTCAGGCGGCTCGTTTGCCCCGCTTTGGTTTTGTGGTAAAACAAGCAGTACTCGACCTCAGCGATGAACGCAACGCCGCCGGACAACAGTTTCCGGCGGGGTACGCTGAAAGCTACCTGCCCGACGGCAACAGCCCCCTTTGGCGAGGCTTGTCTATCAAAGAGTTTAGGTTATACCTACCCCCCGAATTTAAAAAGACCGACAACAACCAGGCTTCCTCTGCTGGTTTGTATATAGTTGCCCAAAATGCCCTCATCGACAAACAAGGTTTTACTGGAGAAATAAGCGGTACCAACATCATTGCTAAAGGGCAGGGTAAAATGGGCAAGTGGCCTTTTTCGGTAGAACAGTTCTATGTGAAAATGGAAGCCACCCAATTGCGAGCCGCCCACTTTGGAGGCAAAGTTCGCTTGCCCATTAGCAAAGACGACCCAAGTGCTTACCTTGGTTACACGGTCATTATCAACCCCGATGCAGGAGACTATGTAGCACAAGTACGCTATAACAAAAACATGAAACTTGGCTTGTGGGTAGCGCAAATGGAAGTATTGCCTTCTTCGTCGCTGGAGTTAGGTGTGCAAAATGGTGAGTTTCTGGCGCGCGCCACCCTCAACGGTAAATTTACTGACATTGGAGGAAAAAAATTCAGCAAGACCCTGCAAATGAAAGACATAGATTTTGAACGTATGGTTATTCAAACCCAGGCGCCTTACCTGAGCGTAGGGGCTATGTCGTTGGGGAGTATAGGCAAAACTCAAAAGCTGGGCGGTTTTACTTTTACTTTAGAAAAAATTGGCTTTATCGAAGGCGAAGCCGAACGCCTGGGGCAAACTGGTTTGCAGGTAGGGGGCAAAGTAAATTTCGTGCAAGGAAAAAATGGTTTTGGTGCAGAAGCCTACGGGACTATTTATGGACGTTTAGAGGATACCCCTTTGGGTTTCCAAGTCCCTGTATTTGAAGACGTAGAACTCAACAAAATTGGCATTGATATAGACATGGGGGCTTTCCGGCTTGCCGGGCGACTTCAGTTTTATAAAAATAACGACCTCTATGGTCGAGGTTTTCGGGGTGATATTCAGGCAGCCTTCGGCAAATCAAAAATGCGCATTAACGTCAAAGCTTCGGCTATGTTTGGCAATGTAGGCGGTTTTAACTATTGGTTTGCCGATGCCCTGGCTACCTTTACCCCTGGTATTCCGCTCGTCGCCAATGGCATTCAATTGGGAGGCTTCGGTGGGGGAGCTTATTACCATATGAAACGTGCCATCAACTCTAACTTTAGCAACCAATTGGGGGCAACCCGTTCGGGCATTAGCTACGAACCTGACAAAGCCACTTTTTTGGGCATCAAAGCAAGTGTGATGCTTATGGGACCCAATCCTAGTACTTATAATGGCGAAGCAGGTTTTGAGATTGCCTTTAACCGTAATGGAGGGTTGCGTAAAATTGGTTTTGATGCAAGGCTGGACGTTGCTACCCCTACCATCGAGGTAGATATAGGGGTAATGAAAAAGATGACTGCCGAAATTACTAAAATGGAGCAAGCAGCCAACAAAGCTTCTGGTGGTTTGTTGTCAAAACTCACCAGCAAAAGTAAAGGGGGTGCTCAACCCAGCTACAGTGCATCTGGCAATGGCGCTATCAGGGCGGTAGCACGCATTGATTTCGATATCCCCAACAGTACTTTACACGCCAATCTGAGTGTAGATATCAATGTGGCAGGTGGAGCAATTAAGGGAGGAGGAGAGGCTGTTTTTCACTTTGCCCCCGATACCTGGTATGTACACATTGGTACCCCCGAGCGTCGTATTGGAGTAAATATCATGGGAGTAATTCAAACCGGAGCTTATTTTATGGTAGGCGACCACATTCCCGAAATGCCTGCCCCACCCGAAAACGTAATCCGTATTTTGGGTTTGCAAAGCGAATACAACACCCAAAGAGACGATGCCGCTATGTTGGCGGGCAAAGGTTTTTCTTTCGGGGCGAACTTTAGCATGG contains:
- a CDS encoding T9SS type A sorting domain-containing protein, producing MKFTITTFRHFIILFLLSVGIQFVAQAQIAGNITVTNSGIGASESYTIVFNGENKLPGISKGHFYPDPLVQDGGCEYTAEVTTLSDYDAGVLHSQTIIPLNTNGCSNRGFAFRWIPQSMYVPTIPNNSVCSGSSFILSLPTKDEDRIDQYHWQQSTDGGATWTDAANTSGGTAYTTSPSLVVNAPKVASAQNMLYRARGFRYGKLVAPFGGALPVYIFSTPPDAYKDNLGNHIFYQDNTWRTKDIIPITIGGVLKGNIEVTHLVCRNEFKAKVAVKFNEDIAANYYYSLASGKVLPGQSPNSALNIPNPSQTSTFPDDAFGSPGDVLGAGEYTLMIEAVDRSQSPALRNCLERYFIRVKSPSPVTLVEQTTQRRNPSCIGAADGQIVLTAGGGAAAQSGTYKYTILKYRNGALVETRPNLSPGSHTFGGLDAANYHFEIRESGCGANTLVTLPNPGAITLSNPPTTVATSAVLAPIICEGGTGSIEVKFTQGNGSGTYTIEAYKDGASTAHATATGVTFASGGHTFTGLPAGSYTFALKHSCSSGGNYDITTPQTLTNLVPVAGTLASIPQTGSTHAISCKGGGDGRLGLKVTTGNAVAPNTAYTLVLKQEGAVVNAPTFMGFGTTSLTGVTVGDSVVFTGLAEGAYSVEISQNNCPQPAKVLGSVTLTAPETLTATITPVLRFATYHVTCADGEDGQIRVDNVTGGNGSYSIELNENGSKIATQTGVSALFTGLRPVNFQGGSINYSIRIVDSKTCEYISLPIQLQAPAVLTTTLTPERVTCKGESNGSIAATIGGGVKPYTIQWVDGTGTAITGEITLGATEGTATLDNRPAGAYTLRVKDSKGCHNFVTGGWYETATTIDEPAVAFAFETASFTVDSVSCHGGNDGRLSLAVAGGWGGYTYSKDGTNFQASAAFSGFAAGDHTLYARDGENCTISTIVTIKEPLPLALTQQQITHVSCHGGYNGEYIFEAKGGNDVGTQPYTILVNGAPYAETDWFHWTSNRQIALRGLAAASYTIQATDHKGCQQTLSFTITEPAQLEANITSITTATCGLPNGSATVVATGGTTPYSYTWKKYEAALGTLKTWSTSASLTNAEGGAYEMIVTDALGCSVTQVVQLSNADAATVTNQNIAPVSCAEAKDGVATFSVAGEFPITVNWVNSSETGQIAWQDATTLKLSGLAKGYHDFQTQDAKGCIRFERVLVPGPEPLLITRQTSQDPTCHNGTNGALAIAISGGTEPYQIAWDQGLTAGATSFDNLGAGTYTVVVTDAQGCTRQAGFVLQNPLPISVDLGIGSTVCAGQSVTLKPTIPAGNTIATYAWTSASGNFNSTASEVTINTADTYFLTVTTTAGCSGSGEYKLANSANAFEADFLMPSDAVVGDTVVLIEICRPAPTTLFWDIEGLDQDVFLLESTVTNPKQHLLVPKEGTYTVRLYASLGGCQDVFERQVTVVKPEGKRFAQAGKASQKITAQVSPNPVTGGKVNIGVSLAQAAPVSVEIFNISSGNRWRYKQPIKGSGKTDYHWSLHIPEMTQGVYVVRVQTPTSQKMLKVVVK